In the genome of Pichia kudriavzevii chromosome 4, complete sequence, one region contains:
- a CDS encoding uncharacterized protein (PKUD0D04820; Pfam Domains: Cys_Met_Meta_PP(2.9e-218)), with protein MSDFSTKCVQAGQENAESSANARAVPIYATSSYVFRDSKHGADLFGLREPGYIYSRIMNPTHDIFEKRMAALENGSMAVATSSGQAAQMLAVLAAAQTGDEIVSTSYLYGGTYNAFKNFKKLFGINVKFANGDDLESIKSLINDNTKAVYLESIGNPKYNIPDFKEICDYAHSKGACVIVDNTFGAGGYFCRPIDHGADVVTHSATKWIGGHGTTIGGVVIFKDPAKDNGFKFSDWPEKFPQFSKPSEGYHGAILNDMFGDFAYIAYVRVELLRDLGPCQNPFGSFLLLQGLETLALRGERHGENALKLAQWLEKHPQVSWVSYPGLVSHPYHENAKKYLQNGFGAVLSFGIKDIENPTGDQFKEAGPVFVDNLKIFSNLANVGDAKSLIINPWTTTHEQLSDEEKIAAGVTKDLLRVSVGIENIDDLIADFEQAFAKLK; from the exons ATGTCCG ACTTCAGTACAAAGTGTGTCCAAGCAGGTCAAGAAAATGCAGAAAGTTCTGCAAATGCTAGAGCCGTCCCTATTTATGCAACTTCCTCTTATGTCTTCAGAGACTCGAAACATGGAGCAGATCTTTTCGGTTTAAGAGAACCAGGTTACATTTATTCAAGAATTATGAATCCAACTCAcgatatatttgaaaagagaatggCAGCACTTGAAAACGGTTCAATGGCAGTTGCCACTTCCTCTGGTCAGGCTGCGCAAATGCTAGCGGTTTTAGCTGCTGCCCAAACTGGTGACGAGATTGTTTCTACCTCTTACTTGTATGGTGGTACTTATAATGCattcaaaaactttaaGAAGTTGTTTGGTATTAATGTTAAATTTGCTAACGGTGACGATCTTGAGTCTatcaaatctttgattaATGACAATACCAAAGCTGTCTATCTAGAATCTATTGGTAATCCAAAGTACAATATTCCAGACTTCAAGGAGATTTGTGATTATGCACACTCTAAGGGTGCTTGTGTTATTGTTGACAATACCTTCGGTGCTGGGGGCTACTTCTGTAGACCAATCGATCATGGTGCTGACGTTGTCACTCATTCTGCTACCAAGTGGATTGGTGGTCACGGTACTACAATCGGTGGTGTTGTGATTTTCAAAGACCCTGCTAAGGATAATGGCTTCAAGTTCAGTGATTGGCCTGAAAAATTCCCACAGTTCTCTAAGCCATCAGAAGGTTACCATGGTGCCATCTTGAATGATATGTTTGGTGATTTTGCTTACATTGCTTATGTTAGAGTTGAATTGCTGAGAGACTTGGGTCCTTGTCAAAACCCATTTGGCTCTTTCTTATTGTTACAAGGTTTAGAGACCCTGGCATTAAGAGGTGAAAGACATGGTGAAAATGCGTTGAAATTAGCACAATGGTTAGAGAAGCACCCTCAGGTCTCTTGGGTTTCATATCCAGGTTTGGTATCTCATCCTTACcatgaaaatgcaaagaaatATTTACAGAATGGTTTCGGTGCCGTTTTGTCTTTTGGTAttaaagacattgaaaatcCAACTGGTGATCAATTCAAAGAAGCAGGTCCTGTCTTTGTTGATAACTTGAAGATCTTCTCGAACTTAGCTAATGTTGGTGACGCAAAGTCTTTAATTATTAACCCATGGACTACCACCCACGAACAACTTTCCGACGAAGAAAAAATCGCAGCCGGTGTCACTAAAGACTTGTTGAGAGTTTCCGTCggtattgaaaacattgacGATCTAATTGCTGACTTTGAACAAGCATTTgcaaaattaaaataa
- a CDS encoding uncharacterized protein (PKUD0D04830; similar to Saccharomyces cerevisiae YIL108W; ancestral locus Anc_2.263), with protein MSIEFENLPSEKEELQVPVYILKGRSTARKGGLIGAFSDRFSDQFYEVTDGYFKAYLHLSPGINTITLKHLDGCFQSNGYAGFDTRVKPFAEIVVRINYSPIPKSYVNVPQIHLCVMVGRDSPALFDCPSGKMYEGNNMNTAVKKLRVGARIMQAFTIDEMNKNNVGKRCFRFVEEETVSTISYQEEMKGIRRSEVKIHVIVTDRSVAEIRDANYAQQNANAKEAGKLFDFALQALEKYGGPFSPQSTANIPALAAVMILDATWDKQAKLIRGHAALGGGNDKIKLAIFGSQGLHSWPMNWESIHRAFTDCTPLNVEEVANDCNECSQYWECLCVSLGAFMHEIGHSLGCPHQENGVMLRDYTWMNRKFLTKEKNCVRTRRAEWGPVLSKDEPGWNRLDVIRFLYHPAFMLPTDLEDDTFKPDYILENQGMKLPGSLTSEPTFIAVDNDTLDIISDTGIYLIEGHVGEWSRVHYEYLPRLYGGHGPQKYVRLQYSLIQQQMKNEFRNKAVKLEVLCMGFGQRSIDDLRKYLEEHSKTITLSNNRSAKKSDVYGLRTSNYQECVFPANKKIKFFRISHGMALDGIETFFEDGSKVNFGNLKSHYSDFKLDKDEYLTGISFRAGAWVDSVQFITNKRASPNFGGNGGGLHRVPLLPRQNLLGFYGQFGDWCDQIGIFYG; from the coding sequence ATgtcaattgaatttgaaaacttacCTTCAGAGAAAGAGGAGCTTCAGGTTCCAGTTTACATTTTAAAAGGTCGATCTACTGCCCGAAAAGGTGGCTTAATTGGCGCATTTAGTGACCGGTTCAGTGATCAGTTTTACGAGGTTACAGATGGATATTTCAAAGCCTATCTACATCTCAGTCCTGGAATAAACACCATCACACTTAAACATTTAGATGGTTGTTTCCAATCTAATGGATATGCTGGTTTTGATACACGAGTGAAGCCTTTTGCCGAAATAGTTGTTCGTATAAACTATTCCCCAATTCCTAAAAGTTACGTCAATGTCCCACAGATCCATCTGTGTGTGATGGTGGGGCGTGATTCTCCAGCCTTGTTCGACTGTCCTAGTGGTAAAATGTACGAAGGCAACAACATGAATACTGCAGTTAAGAAATTGAGAGTAGGAGCAAGAATCATGCAGGCTTTTACTATCGACGAAATGAACAAGAATAACGTCGGCAAACGTTGCTTTAGGTTTGTTGAGGAGGAGACCGTATCTACAATAAGTTACCAGGAAGAAATGAAAGGCATCAGGAGAAGTGAGGTCAAAATACATGTGATCGTCACAGATAGGAGTGTTGCTGAAATTAGAGATGCCAATTATGCTCAACAAAATGCAAATGCTAAGGAAGCAGGTaaattatttgattttgcatTGCAAGCTTTAGAAAAATATGGGGGACCATTTTCTCCGCAGTCAACAGCAAATATACCTGCCCTTGCGGCTGTCATGATTCTCGATGCAACATGGGACAAACAAGCCAAACTAATCAGAGGTCATGCTGCACTAGGTGGTGGAAACGACAAGATAAAGCTTGCCATTTTTGGATCTCAAGGTTTACATTCATGGCCAATGAATTGGGAGTCAATTCACAGAGCATTTACAGATTGTACACCTTTGAACGTGGAAGAAGTGGCTAATGATTGCAATGAATGCAGTCAGTACTGGGAGTGTCTCTGCGTTTCACTTGGTGCCTTTATGCACGAAATTGGCCATTCACTAGGCTGTCCGCACCAAGAAAACGGTGTTATGTTGAGAGACTATACTTGGATGAACAGGAAGTTTCtaacaaaagagaaaaattgCGTTAGGACACGCAGAGCTGAATGGGGGCCAGTTTTATCCAAAGATGAACCCGGATGGAATCGATTGGACGTTATTAGGTTTTTATATCATCCCGCATTCATGTTACCTACGGATTTGGAGGATGACACCTTTAAACCCGACTACATACTTGAAAACCAAGGGATGAAGTTACCAGGAAGCTTAACATCAGAGCCCACGTTTATTGctgttgataatgataCGCTTGATATTATTTCTGATACCGGCATATATCTAATTGAAGGCCATGTAGGTGAATGGTCTAGGGTACATTATGAATATCTCCCGCGGTTATACGGTGGTCATGGCCCACAGAAATACGTTCGTTTACAGTATAGCTTGATCCAgcaacaaatgaaaaacgAGTTCAGAAATAAAGCTGTTAAATTGGAAGTTCTATGTATGGGATTCGGTCAACGTTCAATAGATGACTTAAGGAAGTACCTGGAAGAGCATTCCAAGACGATCACGTTGTCAAATAATAGGAGTGCAAAGAAATCAGATGTATACGGCCTCAGAACATCCAACTATCAAGAGTGTGTGTTCCCCGCAAATAAAAAGATCAAGTTTTTTAGGATCAGTCATGGAATGGCATTAGATGGAATCGAAACTTTCTTTGAGGATGGATCAAAGGTTAATTTTGGCAACTTGAAATCTCATTATAGTGACTTCAAACTTGACAAAGATGAGTATCTCACTGGTATTTCATTCAGAGCAGGCGCATGGGTGGATTCTGTACAATTTATTACAAATAAAAGGGCAAGCCCAAATTTTGGAGGAAATGGAGGAGGATTACATAGGGTTCCATTGTTACCAAGGCAAAACTTGCTAGGGTTTTATGGGCAATTCGGAGATTGGTGTGATCAAATAGGTATTTTTTATGGTTAA
- a CDS encoding uncharacterized protein (PKUD0D04840; similar to Saccharomyces cerevisiae YLR326W; ancestral locus Anc_4.144) encodes MGFVSSFVEGIAQDYALDTATDKWNEFAEKKFQTKDPYTYETPEGKSKKLKLPENATKEEQKMWKWVQRRAWVDDKCFMGCYPVDCGIGLGPILVILPAIGPFLMYAVHARMVHKAASFYKLDAKTFSKLQANILFDLIISFPPVIGSFFTWMTGCSTRNAAIIHTEVTKRLMNRKNSKIADSSGNLEKKTPPSSKGQLNPQNPHGEQRKLNPYPEITRQVPSQTKRENLTKHTPSQSKPFSNPATRSSERPLPRAPKAGSTPNNVDSPYSQQSPQPPAKFPAQYTYTDRYRQSNDVRKPPPVRRPPFENKEQLPPPVPDRDIPDELYYPVKARPLNEVEHNPHEFYPVEYEQDVNIQGQYPIYSNRKFV; translated from the coding sequence ATGGGCTTTGTTAGCAGCTTTGTAGAAGGAATTGCCCAGGACTATGCTCTCGACACAGCAACGGACAAGTGGAATGAGTTTGCTGAGAAGAAATTCCAAACCAAGGATCCATATACTTATGAAACTCCGGAAGGTAAAAGTAAAAAGCTAAAACTACCTGAAAATGCCACTAaggaagaacaaaagatgTGGAAGTGGGTTCAGAGGAGGGCCTGGGTGGATGACAAATGCTTCATGGGGTGTTATCCTGTTGATTGTGGTATTGGCCTTGGTCCAATTTTAGTAATTCTACCTGCAATTGGGCCTTTCCTTATGTATGCTGTTCATGCAAGGATGGTACATAAGGCAGCAAGTTTTTACAAATTAGATGCCAAGACATTTTCCAAACTACAAGCTAACATTCTTTTCGATTTAATCATCAGTTTCCCACCTGTCATTGGCTCATTCTTTACGTGGATGACCGGCTGTTCCACTAGAAATGCCGCCATTATCCATACAGAGGTAACGAAACGATTAATGAACAGaaaaaattccaaaatagCCGATAGCTCTGGgaatcttgaaaaaaaaactccaCCAAGCTCCAAAGGACAGTTAAATCCACAAAATCCACATGGAGAACAACGTAAATTGAATCCATACCCGGAAATTACACGACAGGTCCCTTCTCAAACTAAACGGGAAAACCTAACAAAACATACCCCGTCGCAATCAAAGCCATTCTCTAACCCAGCCACACGCAGCTCCGAACGGCCTCTACCTAGAGCGCCAAAAGCGGGATCGACGCCCAACAATGTAGACTCTCCTTATTCCCAACAGTCTCCACAACCGCCGGCAAAGTTTCCAGCACAGTACACATACACAGATAGGTACAGACAGTCCAATGATGTAAGAAAACCTCCGCCAGTGAGAAGACCTCCATTCGAAAACAAAGAACAGCTTCCTCCGCCAGTCCCAGATCGTGATATTCCCGATGAACTATACTACCCCGTTAAGGCACGTCCGCTAAATGAGGTAGAGCACAATCCTCATGAATTCTATCCTGTTGAATATGAACAAGACGTTAATATTCAAGGACAGTATCCAATTTACTCAAATAGGAAATTTGTTTAA
- a CDS encoding uncharacterized protein (PKUD0D04850; similar to Saccharomyces cerevisiae YNL064C (YDJ1); ancestral locus Anc_2.243), producing the protein MVADTKLYDILGVSPDATEQQLKKAYRLGALKYHPDKNPSPEAAEKFKEMTGAYEILSDPEKRELYDQYGEQGLGGGPGGPGGFGGMDAGDIFSQFFGGGSSRPQGPRRGQDIKHALGVTLEELYKGKTAKLALNKTVLCKACDGKGGKNVKKCTACNGTGTKFITRQMGPMIQRFQTTCDQCNGTGDIMKEADRCKVCNGKKVTKERKILEVHVTPGMKAGQKVVFEGEGDQGPDIIPGDIVFIIEEKPHDLYERKGDDLIHQQKIDLLSALAGGEVAFKHVSGEWLKLTIHPGEVIAPGATKVIKDKGMPIPRHGGYGNLIVKFDVEFPKNNFASEEKLKQLEAILPPRPKLDIPKGAEVDDSCEFEDFDPSKHQSRTSNGQRGGYYDYDEDDEEGGHPGVQCAQQ; encoded by the coding sequence ATGGTTGCAGACACTAAATTATATGACATCTTAGGAGTTTCTCCAGATGCTACAGAAcaacaattgaagaaggcGTACAGACTAGGTGCACTTAAATATCACCCGGATAAGAATCCATCGCCAGAAGCTGCTGAAaagttcaaagaaatgACCGGTGCTTATGAAATTCTCAGTGATCCTGAAAAGAGGGAGCTATACGATCAATATGGTGAGCAAGGATTAGGTGGTGGACCTGGTGGACCTGGTGGTTTTGGTGGTATGGATGCCGGTGACATTTTCTCCCAATTTTTCGGTGGGGGATCATCTAGACCACAAGGACCAAGAAGAGGACAAGATATCAAGCATGCATTGGGTGTTactttggaagaattgTACAAGGGTAAGACTGCGAAATTGGCATTAAACAAAACCGTTTTATGTAAGGCATGTGATGGTAAAGGTGGTAAGAATGTGAAGAAATGTACTGCTTGTAATGGTACTGGTACTAAGTTCATCACCAGACAAATGGGACCAATGATTCAAAGATTCCAAACTACTTGTGACCAATGTAATGGTACTGGTGATATCATGAAGGAAGCTGACAGATGTAAAGTATGTAATGGTAAGAAGGTTACCAAGGAGAGAAAGATTTTGGAAGTTCATGTTACCCCAGGTATGAAGGCAGGACAAAAGGTTGTCtttgaaggtgaaggtgatCAAGGTCCAGATATTATTCCAGGTGatattgttttcatcattgagGAAAAGCCACATGATTTGTACGAGAGAAAAGGCGATGATTTGATCCACCAACAAAAGATTGATCTCTTAAGTGCGCTTGCAGGAGGTGAAGTTGCGTTTAAGCATGTCAGCGGTGAATGGTTGAAACTCACAATTCATCCTGGAGAAGTGATTGCACCAGGTGCTACCAAAGTCATCAAGGACAAGGGTATGCCAATTCCAAGACACGGTGGTTACGGTAACTTAATTGTcaaatttgatgttgaattcCCAAAGAACAACTTTGCCTCTGAGGAGAAGTTGAAGCAATTAGAAGCCATCTTACCTCCAAGACCAAAACTTGACATTCCAAAGGGTGCCGAAGTTGACGACTCTtgtgaatttgaagatttcgACCCATCCAAGCACCAATCCAGAACGTCCAACGGTCAACGTGGCGGCTATTACGATTACGATGAAGACGACGAGGAAGGTGGCCATCCAGGAGTCCAGTGTGCACAGCAGTAG
- a CDS encoding uncharacterized protein (PKUD0D04860), with protein MGIPDPRQDPVLLREHQFRSTLERELVVPEETHSFVPVREQGLGLMNYDLVDPQRLTNEGALKRDTVKSAVGVLTSGTVVMIVVVVMVVIGYVVYRSIYRRAVYSGRELRTVDKAQHDEEAGLYGHHLGHGGPAGERVVLYTPRESSCLNTTSSSSYVCESSASLGGSCSSMQEMDLDLGLELNMDLRIVQRQT; from the coding sequence ATGGGCATTCCAGATCCAAGACAAGACCCGGTGCTTCTTAGGGAGCATCAGTTCCGAAGCACGCTTGAGAGAGAACTAGTTGTTCCAGAGGAGACCCACTCCTTTGTCCCTGTGCGAGAGCAGGGGTTGGGGCTGATGAACTACGACCTTGTGGACCCGCAGCGGCTCACGAACGAGGGGGCCCTTAAGAGAGATACAGTTAAGTCGGCAGTGGGGGTGCTGACTAGCGGGACGGTGGTTATGATAGTCGTCGTGGTAATGGTGGTGATAGGATACGTTGTGTACCGGAGCATCTACAGGAGGGCCGTCTACAGCGGCCGCGAGCTGAGAACGGTGGATAAGGCCCAACATGATGAGGAGGCTGGCCTGTACGGGCATCACCTTGGCCATGGTGGTCCCGCTGGTGAACGTGTGGTGCTCTACACCCCCCGAGAGTCGAGCTGTCTCAACACCACGTCGTCGTCTTCGTATGTGTGTGAGAGCTCTGCCTCTCTTGGAGGCTCGTGTTCCTCGATGCAAGAGATGGACCTCGATTTGGGGTTGGAATTGAATATGGACCTCAGAATCGTTCAGAGACAGACATAA
- a CDS encoding uncharacterized protein (PKUD0D04870; similar to Saccharomyces cerevisiae YDR511W (ACN9); ancestral locus Anc_1.44), whose amino-acid sequence MQEIGYIDELATLTNWLPCDSGGRALVTTRGPFGDQQTRRCTMRATLFMRDASKIPFKVTMKQPRREGSPLLSPLPLYRAILRAHRKLPHDQRSLGDMYVRAEFRAHRDVENPLQIIGFLSSWQKYLEMVLQNTKDDWKKYHLDDHILEKMSDDQIVQLHELMKSTQKVYKDGEEEAFTIDENGQVLPR is encoded by the coding sequence ATGCAAGAAATTGGCTACATTGACGAATTGGCTACATTGACGAATTGGCTTCCCTGTGACAGTGGAGGTCGTGCACTTGTGACTACTAGAGGACCATTCGGAGACCAGCAAACACGCCGCTGTACCATGAGAGCAACATTGTTTATGAGGGATGCGTCTAAGATCCCCTTCAAAGTGACGATGAAGCAGCCAAGGAGAGAAGGGTCGCCATTGCTCTCCCCGTTGCCCTTATATCGAGCGATTCTGAGGGCACACCGGAAACTCCCCCATGACCAGCGCAGCCTGGGGGATATGTATGTGAGGGCAGAGTTCAGGGCACATAGGGATGTGGAGAACCCGCTGCAGATCATTGGGTTTCTAAGCTCGTGGCAGAAGTACCTCGAGATGGTACTCCAAAACACCAAGGACGACTGGAAGAAGTACCACCTCGACGACCATATTCTGGAGAAGATGTCTGACGATCAAATCGTTCAGCTCCACGAGTTGATGAAGAGCACGCAGAAGGTATATAAGGACGGCGAGGAGGAAGCATTTaccattgatgaaaacGGTCAAGTGCTCCCCCGTTAG
- a CDS encoding uncharacterized protein (PKUD0D04880; Pfam Domains: Zn_clus(5.8e-07)) has protein sequence MACDKNSNFTFVGLSSRSKSGCLACRKRKKKCDEVHPVCGYCQDRNKPCEWGEQSKGKPKFQFNINSIIESQRMIGKVNSLKRKSQRSKRGKKEQAKIIKELDNKEETQLIESECMQILPKSHCTTSMDSSSHIVPSVDDLHMLLPENISGYVEDNNDNILPLVEGFMNNEPMMNSLLSNVVEHLRSPKFSPVTNFIDHNINTALAQADMLFHRNDAFLLNDFDVNPMNLEDVERFEELDEPEAPIENTNNDKESEDIGKYPPMDESQMLENTYASDNDLINILKSKKLHPYLRPTVQLLLSMKNTLKFISPSSPILRQLDTTGKLFLENYVTNLAMNMLDIGNKKFFLDYAITQATNEPVILYCLVAWGGMFLAGKSNEEAKKYVSKSYQLISLKRESFRKSEINEMVTTKSTKLDNDERIKILLVHILLFCAEISTGDVNNWYQKLLQCKELLDEYGGLKEFVKLNKHNKVAKWILSNIFYHDVLSTRTLGEGTLIPIEEYKIAFIGENFLNVKEYGLDPFYGLSQNLYLLLGEVASYRRILKNMKMPLPLNYEMMDGLLASTNERNYREIENSWFQIFDLQIQNSQPPKEMVDLLLKSDPSGKFLEHHLTWYELTQISLRIYIRISFKEIVFDDNEVQQLRERGLILFNILIGTKLQSLLGLSLLMLGITSVYDSDRSLLKTSYNRLVENYHIKNVQVCWGIVRQIWNRYDWQVNLQHPHYVDWSEFVNSMGWNCCFT, from the coding sequence ATGGCATGTGACAAAAATAGCAATTTCACCTTTGTTGGATTAAGTTCAAGGTCCAAATCTGGCTGTTTGGCATGTcggaaaaggaagaagaaatgtGACGAGGTGCATCCTGTTTGTGGATATTGCCAAGATAGGAACAAGCCCTGTGAATGGGGGGAGCAGTCCAAGGGGAAACCTAAGTTTCAATTTAATATTAACTCAATCATTGAATCTCAGAGGATGATTGGAAAGGTCAACTCTTTGAAGCGGAAATCACAGAGGAGTAAACGAGGCAAAAAGGAGCAGGCtaaaatcatcaaagaGTTGGACAATAAAGAGGAAACACAGCTAATTGAATCAGAATGTATGCAAATATTACCAAAAAGCCATTGTACAACATCCATGGATTCATCTTCCCACATTGTACCTTCAGTGGATGATCTTCATATGCTGTTACCAGAGAACATTTCTGGATATGTAGAAGACAACAACGACAACATACTTCCCCTTGTTGAAGGGTTCATGAACAACGAACCAATGATGAACAGTTTACTGAGTAACGTTGTCGAACATCTTAGATCCCCCAAATTCTCTCCCGTTACTAACTTCATTGACCACAATATCAATACAGCACTAGCACAAGCTGACATGCTGTTCCATAGAAATGACGCATTTCTCTTGAATGATTTCGATGTTAATCCAATGAATTTGGAGGATGTTGAAAGgtttgaagagttggaCGAACCTGAGGCTCCAATCGAAAACACAAATAATGATAAGGAATCGGAGGATATAGGTAAATATCCACCAATGGATGAATCGCAAATGCTAGAAAATACATATGCGTCGGAtaatgatttgatcaatatattgaaatcaaagaaattacATCCATATCTAAGGCCAACAGTTCAGCTGTTGTTGAGTATGAAAAATACGCTAAAATTCATTAGTCCGAGTTCGCCAATACTGCGGCAATTGGATACGACGGGGAAGCTGTTTCTTGAGAACTACGTTACAAACTTGGCGATGAATATGCTAGATAtaggaaataaaaaattctTTCTAGATTATGCAATAACGCAAGCCACTAATGAGCCGGTTATATTGTACTGTTTGGTTGCGTGGGGTGGGATGTTTCTTGCTGGAAAATCGAATGAAGAGGCCAAAAAATATGTCTCCAAGAGTTACCAATTGATTAGTTTGAAAAGGGAGTCTTTTAGAAAGTCAGAAATTAACGAGATGGTAACcacaaaatcaacaaaactGGATAATGACGAAAGAATCAAGATTTTATTGGTGCACatccttttgttttgtgCAGAAATTTCCACTGGCGATGTCAATAATTGGTATCAGAAGTTATTACAATGTAAGGAGCTATTAGACGAGTACGGGGGATTAAAGGAATTTGTGAAATTGAATAAACACAATAAAGTTGCCAAGTGGATCTTGAGTAACATCTTTTACCATGATGTTCTGTCTACAAGGACCCTAGGAGAAGGGACATTAATACCAATCGAAGAATATAAAATTGCGTTTATCGGTGAGAATTTCCTCAATGTTAAAGAGTATGGGCTTGATCCATTTTATGGGTTATCCCAAAACTTGTATTTATTATTGGGCGAAGTTGCAAGCTATCGACggatcttgaaaaatatgaagatGCCCTTACCACTGAATTATGAAATGATGGATGGGCTTCTGGCCAGTACCAACGAACGAAACTATcgtgaaattgaaaattcgTGGTTCCAGATATTTGATTTGCAAATCCAAAACTCTCAGCCACCAAAAGAGATGGTAGATTTGTTATTAAAGTCAGACCCCAGCGGGAAATTTTTGGAACATCATTTGACATGGTATGAGCTAACACAGATTAGTCTAAGGATCTATATAAGGATCagtttcaaagaaattgtcTTTGATGACAACGAAGTTCAACAGCTGCGTGAACGaggtttgattttgttcaatatcttGATTGGTACTAAACTACAGTCTCTACTAGGGTTGTCGCTCTTGATGCTAGGGATTACGTCTGTCTACGATTCGGACCGCAGTCTTCTAAAGACTTCCTATAATCGCTTGGTTGAGAACTACCACATCAAGAATGTCCAAGTTTGTTGGGGGATAGTTAGGCAAATATGGAATAGATACGACTGGCAAGTTAATTTACAGCATCCACACTACGTGGACTGGTCTGAATTTGTGAATTCAATGGGCTGGAACTGTTGTTTCACATAG
- a CDS encoding uncharacterized protein (PKUD0D04885; similar to Saccharomyces cerevisiae YJR044C (VPS55); ancestral locus Anc_1.473): MAFTVNPLSKIIALSGMLALGFLLVVLATALYGSWMPIIDGFIFAFAHIPYLLTNTTIGDDFQTGFADIDDTSRHSGADFGGWVSSFILTSGIALPIVLSRSQLLSSMASTLTVVGGLCIYVTIVLFSSFFDGFSNTNDPFSM, encoded by the coding sequence ATGGCCTTCACAGTGAACCCGCTCAGCAAGATTATTGCCCTCAGTGGGATGCTAGCCCTAGGGTTCCTTCTTGTTGTTCTAGCTACGGCGCTTTATGGGTCTTGGATGCCAATAATCGATGGCTTTATCTTTGCCTTTGCCCATATTCCGTACCTGCTCACAAACACTACCATTGGCGATGACTTCCAGACGGGGTTTGCGGACATTGACGACACCAGCAGACACAGCGGTGCAGACTTTGGGGGATGGGTTTCTAGTTTCATCCTCACCAGCGGTATAGCGCTCCCCATTGTGTTGAGCCGTAGTCAGCTTCTGAGCAGCATGGCGTCTACATTGACAGTTGTGGGCGGTCTCTGTATCTACGTTACCATTGTGCtcttctcctccttctttgaCGGATTCTCCAACACAAATGATCCATTCTCTATGTGA
- a CDS encoding uncharacterized protein (PKUD0D04890; similar to Saccharomyces cerevisiae YMR314W (PRE5); ancestral locus Anc_5.1), which produces MFRNNYDNDATTFSPTGRIFQIEYAIEAIKQGSAAVGLVSKTHVVLAALKRNAEELGSYQKKVIKVDNHMGVALAGLAPDARVLSNYLRQQAMTSKMVFNRPLSLSKAVYSLADKAQENTQSAGGRPYGVGLLVAGYDSSGAHLHEFLPSGSVLEYLGSAIGARSQAAKTYLERNINEFQDATKEELIQHALTALRDTLPQDKELNSANTTVAIVGVDQDFTIYDDDHVEQWLALLDTLKNARSTGLNNDDDDEDDDDENENKNENESAQPSTGEDASSGTHPSTGNDADAMDVDA; this is translated from the exons ATG TTTAGAAACAACTATGACAACGATGCAACCACGTTTTCTCCCACAGGACGtatctttcaaatagaATATGCCATTGAGGCAATCAAACAAGGATCTGCTGCAGTGGGGCTCGTGAGTAAAACACATGTTGTGCTAGCGGCTCTTAAAAGAAACGCTGAGGAATTGGGTTCTTACCAAAAGAAGGTTATTAAAGTTGACAATCATATGGGAGTTGCACTTGCTGGATTGGCACCTGATGCTAGGGTCTTGTCAAACTATTTACGTCAACAGGCGATGACGTCGAAGATGGTGTTCAACAGACCATTGAGTCTCTCCAAGGCCGTCTACTCCTTGGCGGACAAAGCCCAAGAAAACACACAGTCCGCTGGAGGCAGGCCTTACGGTGTTGGTCTATTGGTGGCGGGGTACGATTCCTCCGGCGCCCACTTACACGAATTCTTACCCTCTGGTTCTGTTCTCGAGTATTTGGGCTCTGCAATTGGTGCAAGATCGCAGGCTGCAAAGACTTACCTAGAGagaaatatcaatgagTTTCAGGATGCAACAAAGGAAGAGCTTATACAACATGCCCTAACTGCTCTTAGAGACACTCTACCTCAAGATAAAGAATTGAATTCGGCAAATACTACGGTTGCAATTGTCGGTGTGGATCAAGACTTCACAATCTATGATGACGATCACGTTGAACAGTGGCTAGCGCTCTTGGATACTCTAAAGAATGCAAGAAGTACCGGTTTGAACAACgacgacgatgatgaagacgacGATGACGAGAATGAGAATAAGAATGAGAACGAATCCGCACAGCCATCCACAGGCGAGGACGCGTCATCGGGAACGCATCCATCTACAGGAAACGATGCTGACGCAATGGATGTCGATGCTTGA